One Penicillium oxalicum strain HP7-1 chromosome III, whole genome shotgun sequence genomic region harbors:
- a CDS encoding Polysaccharide monooxygenase translates to MSVSKIAGILLGSAAMVAGHGYVTGAVVDGQYYNGYRADSYGYMADPPKVIGWTTSVRDNGFVDGSSYSSPDIICHRDATPGGISAPIKAGGKVELQWTEWPESHKGPVINYLAKCDGDCSSADKASLKWFKIEAEGLLEGNKWASDALIANNNSASVTIPTSIAPGNYVLRHEIIALHSANNKDGAQNYPQCFNLKVTGGGSDSPAGVAGTSLYKDTDPGILVNIYSNLKSYVIPGPAVYSAGSSSSSSGSDSAAPATTATPSATSVSSSPSSSSIVSPSQTPVQPKSTRLPRPSPSGRPKKHCKPKNKKKIATTTASAVPSAATATTTTIVGQATATIPAQVTDSIPAQTPSADDSVTVTASAGGQSAASATSVPSSNSGSSSGSSSSGSSSSGSSSSGSAPSSSGSSSYNSNDWSSYLSSLSAEQALSVVRDTLKWLVSDQKVHARDLRV, encoded by the coding sequence ATGTCTGTCTCCAAGATTGCCGGTATCCTCCTCGGATCGGCCGCCATGGTCGCCGGTCACGGTTATGTCACCGGGGCTGTCGTTGACGGTCAATACTACAACGGCTACCGCGCCGACTCTTACGGCTACATGGCCGACCCCCCCAAGGTCATTGGCTGGACCACCAGCGTCCGTGACAACGGCTTCGTCGACGGCTCCAGCTACTCGTCTCCCGACATCATCTGCCACCGCGATGCTACCCCTGGCGGTATCTCCGCCCCCATCAAGGCCGGTGGTAAGGTCGAGCTCCAGTGGACTGAGTGGCCCGAGAGCCACAAGGGTCCCGTCATCAACTACCTCGCCAAGTGCGATGGTGACTGCTCATCCGCCGACAAGGCCAGCCTCAAGTGGTTCAAGATCGAGGCCGAGGGTCTCCTCGAGGGCAACAAGTGGGCCTCGGACGCACTCATTGCCAACAACAACAGTGCCTCTGTGACCATCCCCACCTCCATTGCGCCTGGCAACTACGTTCTCCGTCACGAGATCATTGCTCTGCACTCTGCCAACAACAAGGATGGCGCCCAGAACTACCCCCAGTGCTTCAACCTGAAGGTCACTGGTGGTGGCAGCGACTCCCCCGCCGGTGTCGCCGGTACCTCCCTGTACAAGGACACCGACCCCGGTATCCTCGTCAACATCTACTCCAACCTGAAGAGCTACGTGATCCCCGGTCCCGCTGTCTACTCTGCCggctcctcttcttcgtcctctggCTCCGACTCCGCCGCCCCGGCGACCACTGCCACTCCCTCTGCCACTTCCGTTAGTTCTTCCCcaagctccagctccatcgTGAGCCCTTCCCAGACCCCCGTCCAGCCCAAGTCTACTCGCCTACCCCGCCCTTCGCCAAGCGGACGCCCAAAGAAGCACTGCAAgcccaagaacaagaagaagatcgccACGACGACCGCTTCTGCTGTTCCTTCCGCTGCTACTgccactaccaccaccattGTCGGACAAGCCACCGCTACCATTCCAGCGCAAGTTACTGACTCGATTCCTGCACAGACTCCTAGCGCCGATGACTCCGTCACCGTCACCGCCAGCGCTGGAGGCCAATCCGCTGCCAGCGCTACCTCCGTCCCCAGCAGCAACTCTGGCTCTTCCTCgggctcttcctcctcgggctcttcctcctcgggctcttcttcctcgggcTCTGCTCCCTCCTCTTCCGGCTCCAGCTCCTACAACTCCAACGACTGGTCCTCCTACCTCAGCTCCCTGAGCGCCGAGCAGGCCCTGAGCGTTGTCCGTGACACCCTCAAGTGGCTCGTCAGTGACCAGAAGGTTCACGCCCGTGACCTTCGCGTTTAA